One segment of Bacteroides caecimuris DNA contains the following:
- the tnpC gene encoding IS66 family transposase, with protein MIDERAYELLCCQLGLANEEKAGLRKQVNELIARLKAIEESNKENSKALVDTINDLKDSLEKQSTTVENYRKEMELMRKQLEAKDEVNRMLANEISNLRLQLEDSRKHRFGRTSEQRKLLNNRNLDKSALHKSEYDGSDRKDDDNDKADGNETGSSTISGSTPAQDSQPSRRKETAPRAVKTKLKVDKVVVHEVDEYYTLPEGGRFMNRNGMPDVWEYRVIEHVRAHNVEHVYKVARVKLADGTFVSTMEHPLKKLGGIFSPELLARLLCLKYDFSMPENRQIRLLAREGIHISNTTLNSYIHNGIAKLKDFIGEVFKGFVQQAEYLMVDETTELVGIETKEGKAYRRKYLWAFFAKHMKMVYYHYNNGSRSSDVAKSFLEHFMGTLSTDGYTVYRMFDGEDSKVLHIGCRTHCRRLWVDALPSDRTAMEIIDSIGDMFMNEDLFRTMKLSGEQIRGKRRKLTGPILESIHHKVVMMMQDAKIMANELMRKAVNYTLNQWKSLRNILKDGAAEISNNLCEQRMKPVKLLLKNCMNIGSEDAAENSAFIFSLIESCKLNGIDPQDYLKHLFECILHGKDCDKKTLLPCFYKPEC; from the coding sequence ATGATTGATGAAAGGGCATACGAGTTACTTTGCTGCCAGTTGGGTCTGGCGAATGAGGAAAAGGCAGGGCTTCGCAAACAGGTAAACGAACTGATTGCGAGGCTTAAGGCCATTGAAGAATCCAATAAAGAGAACTCCAAGGCTCTGGTTGATACAATCAATGACCTCAAAGATTCCCTCGAAAAGCAATCAACTACGGTTGAAAATTATAGGAAAGAAATGGAGCTTATGAGAAAGCAGCTTGAAGCGAAAGACGAGGTGAACCGGATGCTGGCAAACGAGATATCCAATCTCAGGCTTCAGCTGGAGGACAGCAGGAAACACCGTTTCGGCCGTACTTCCGAGCAAAGAAAACTGCTGAACAACCGTAACCTTGACAAGTCTGCACTGCATAAGTCCGAATATGACGGTTCTGACAGAAAGGATGATGACAACGATAAGGCTGACGGTAACGAAACCGGCAGCAGTACCATTTCTGGTAGCACACCTGCACAGGACAGCCAACCTTCAAGAAGAAAGGAAACTGCACCACGTGCCGTGAAAACCAAATTGAAAGTTGACAAAGTAGTAGTACATGAAGTGGACGAGTATTACACGCTTCCCGAAGGAGGACGGTTCATGAACCGCAACGGTATGCCTGATGTGTGGGAATACAGGGTTATAGAACATGTAAGGGCTCATAACGTGGAGCATGTGTATAAGGTGGCAAGGGTAAAGCTTGCAGACGGAACTTTTGTAAGCACAATGGAACATCCGCTGAAAAAACTTGGAGGTATTTTCTCCCCTGAACTGCTTGCCCGTCTGCTCTGTCTGAAATATGACTTCAGTATGCCTGAGAACAGACAGATAAGACTGCTTGCCAGAGAGGGCATCCACATAAGCAACACCACACTGAACAGCTATATCCATAACGGAATCGCCAAACTCAAGGATTTTATCGGAGAGGTCTTCAAGGGGTTTGTACAGCAGGCTGAATATCTTATGGTTGATGAGACGACCGAACTTGTAGGCATCGAAACAAAGGAAGGCAAGGCTTACAGGAGAAAGTACTTATGGGCATTCTTTGCAAAGCATATGAAGATGGTCTATTACCACTATAACAACGGCAGCAGGTCATCCGATGTGGCGAAGTCGTTCCTGGAACATTTTATGGGGACCCTTTCCACTGACGGATATACGGTTTACAGAATGTTTGATGGAGAAGACTCAAAGGTGCTTCATATAGGATGCCGGACGCACTGCAGAAGGTTGTGGGTTGACGCCTTGCCTTCGGACAGGACAGCGATGGAGATAATAGACTCCATCGGCGATATGTTCATGAATGAAGATCTGTTCCGCACCATGAAGCTCAGCGGTGAGCAGATAAGGGGGAAAAGACGGAAGCTTACAGGACCGATCCTTGAAAGTATCCATCATAAGGTGGTCATGATGATGCAGGATGCGAAGATTATGGCTAACGAACTGATGAGAAAGGCTGTCAATTATACGTTAAACCAGTGGAAGTCCCTGAGAAATATCCTCAAGGACGGTGCAGCGGAAATATCGAACAACCTCTGTGAACAAAGGATGAAACCGGTAAAGCTGTTGCTCAAGAACTGTATGAACATAGGCAGTGAGGATGCGGCAGAAAACTCGGCATTCATCTTCTCTCTGATAGAAAGCTGTAAGCTTAATGGCATAGACCCTCAGGATTACCTGAAGCACCTGTTCGAATGTATTCTTCATGGTAAGGACTGCGACAAGAAGACTCTTCTACCATGTTTTTATAAACCGGAATGTTAA
- a CDS encoding tetratricopeptide repeat protein, whose amino-acid sequence MKRVLFSMVLLMAVSFSFAQMKNVKEAKSMANDVKPNFKQAEQLIKEAMKNPETKDLADTWDVAGFIQRRINEEQMKNAFLKKPYDTLKVYNSILKMYEYYTKCDELAEIPNEKGKVKNKYRKANASSMLAERPNLINGGIQYFNLDKNKEALKFFATYVESASYPMLADKELAKNDTLIPQIAYYATLAADRVGDKDAIIKYAPMALSDKDGGKFAMQLMADAYKAKGDTAAWIKSLEEGILKFPGNDYFFANLVDYYNSSNQASKAMEFADRMLSNDPNNKLYLYVKAYLYHNMKEYDNAIEYYKKAIAADPEYAEAYSNVGLVYLMKAQDYADKATTDINDPKYAEAQAVVKKFYEEAKPFYEKARALKPDQQDLWLQGLYRVYYNLNMGPEFEEIDKLMK is encoded by the coding sequence ATGAAAAGAGTATTATTTTCGATGGTTTTATTGATGGCTGTTAGCTTCTCATTCGCACAGATGAAAAATGTGAAAGAAGCAAAGAGTATGGCTAATGACGTAAAACCTAATTTTAAGCAGGCTGAGCAGCTTATTAAAGAAGCTATGAAGAATCCTGAAACGAAGGATCTTGCTGACACATGGGACGTTGCTGGATTTATTCAGAGACGTATCAACGAAGAGCAAATGAAAAATGCTTTTTTGAAAAAACCGTATGATACATTGAAAGTATATAATAGTATACTGAAAATGTATGAATACTATACTAAGTGTGATGAATTAGCGGAAATACCTAATGAAAAGGGAAAAGTTAAAAACAAATACCGGAAAGCAAACGCGTCAAGTATGTTGGCTGAACGTCCTAATTTGATTAATGGTGGTATTCAGTATTTTAATTTGGATAAGAATAAAGAAGCTTTGAAATTCTTTGCAACATATGTTGAATCAGCTTCGTATCCAATGCTAGCTGATAAAGAATTGGCTAAGAATGATACTCTTATCCCACAAATTGCATATTATGCTACATTGGCTGCTGATAGGGTAGGTGATAAAGATGCAATTATTAAATATGCCCCAATGGCTTTATCTGATAAGGATGGAGGTAAATTTGCAATGCAATTGATGGCCGATGCTTATAAAGCTAAAGGTGATACAGCTGCTTGGATTAAATCTTTGGAAGAGGGTATCCTTAAGTTCCCTGGAAATGATTATTTCTTTGCTAATTTGGTTGATTATTATAATAGTTCTAATCAAGCTTCAAAAGCTATGGAGTTTGCTGATAGAATGTTGTCTAATGATCCGAATAATAAGTTATATTTGTATGTGAAAGCATATCTTTATCATAATATGAAAGAATATGATAATGCAATTGAATACTACAAGAAAGCTATTGCTGCTGATCCGGAATATGCAGAAGCATACTCAAATGTGGGTTTGGTATATTTGATGAAAGCACAGGATTATGCTGATAAAGCAACAACAGATATTAATGATCCTAAATACGCTGAAGCACAAGCTGTGGTTAAGAAATTCTATGAAGAAGCTAAACCATTCTATGAAAAAGCTAGAGCTTTGAAACCTGATCAACAAGATTTATGGTTGCAGGGGCTTTATAGAGTTTATTATAACTTGAATATGGGACCTGAATTTGAGGAAATCGATAAACTTATGAAGTAA
- the gyrA gene encoding DNA gyrase subunit A codes for MLEQDRIIKINIEEEMKSSYIDYSMSVIVSRALPDVRDGFKPVHRRILYGMMELGNTSDKPYKKSARIVGEVLGKYHPHGDSSVYFAMVRMAQEWAMRYPLVDGQGNFGSVDGDSPAAMRYTEARLNKLGEAMMDDLYKETVDFEPNFDNTLVEPKVMPTRIPNLLVNGASGIAVGMATNMPPHNLSEVIEACEAYIDNPEITVEELMEFVKAPDFPTGGFIYGVSGVREAYLTGRGRVIMRAKAEIESGQTHDKIVITEIPYNVNKAELIKYIADLVNDKKIEGISNANDESDRDGMRIVIDVKRDANASVVLNKLYKMTALQTSFGVNNVALVHGRPKTLNLRDLIKYFIEHRHEVVIRRTQFDLRKAKERAHILEGLIIASDNIDEVIRIIRAAKTPNDAIASLIERFNLTEIQSRAIVEMRLRQLTGLMQDQLHAEYEEIMKQIAYLESILADDEVCRQVMKDELLEVKTKYGDERRSEIVYSSEEFNPEDFYADDQMIITISHMGYIKRTPLTEFRAQNRGGVGSKGTETRDEDFVEHIYPATMHNTMMFFTQKGKCYWLKVYEIPEGTKNSKGRAIQNLLNIDSDDNVTAYLRVKSLEDSEFINSHYVLFCTKKGVIKKTLLEQYSRPRQNGVNAITIREDDSVIEVRMTNGNNEIIIANRNGRAIRFHEAAVRVMGRTATGVRGITLDNDGQDEVVGMICIKDLETESVMVVSEQGYGKRSEIEDYRKTNRGGKGVKTMNITEKTGKLVTIKSVTDENDLMIINKSGITIRLKVADVRIMGRATQGVRLINLEKRNDQIGSVCKVMTESLEDEIPAEEAEGTIVSDQNADAPDMDDTAGVNENESNNEIEE; via the coding sequence ATGCTTGAACAAGACAGAATTATAAAGATTAACATCGAGGAGGAAATGAAGTCATCGTACATTGACTACTCCATGTCGGTCATCGTTTCACGTGCCCTTCCGGATGTTAGAGATGGATTTAAGCCTGTTCACCGTAGAATTTTATACGGAATGATGGAATTGGGCAATACTTCAGACAAACCTTATAAGAAATCAGCCAGAATTGTGGGTGAGGTACTTGGTAAGTACCATCCTCATGGAGATTCTTCTGTTTATTTTGCAATGGTGCGTATGGCTCAAGAATGGGCAATGCGTTATCCTTTGGTAGATGGACAGGGAAACTTTGGTTCTGTAGATGGTGATAGTCCTGCTGCTATGCGTTATACAGAAGCTCGCCTTAATAAGTTGGGTGAAGCAATGATGGATGACCTGTATAAGGAAACCGTTGATTTTGAGCCTAACTTTGATAATACGTTGGTGGAACCTAAAGTTATGCCGACACGTATCCCGAATCTTTTGGTGAATGGAGCATCTGGTATTGCTGTAGGTATGGCTACCAATATGCCTCCTCATAATCTTTCGGAAGTAATTGAAGCATGTGAGGCATATATTGATAATCCGGAAATTACGGTAGAAGAACTGATGGAATTTGTCAAAGCACCAGATTTTCCTACTGGCGGGTTCATATATGGTGTGAGTGGTGTACGTGAGGCATATTTGACTGGGCGTGGACGTGTAATTATGCGTGCGAAAGCCGAGATTGAAAGCGGACAGACACATGATAAGATCGTCATAACCGAGATTCCTTATAATGTAAATAAAGCTGAATTGATTAAGTATATAGCTGATCTTGTAAATGATAAGAAAATAGAAGGTATCTCAAATGCTAACGATGAATCTGACCGTGACGGTATGCGCATTGTTATTGATGTAAAACGTGATGCAAATGCAAGTGTAGTGTTGAACAAACTCTATAAAATGACAGCTTTGCAAACATCTTTTGGCGTAAACAATGTTGCTTTGGTTCATGGACGTCCAAAAACGTTGAATCTGAGAGATTTAATTAAATACTTCATCGAACATAGACACGAAGTTGTTATTCGTCGTACTCAGTTCGATCTTCGTAAAGCAAAAGAACGTGCACATATTCTTGAAGGTTTGATTATTGCTTCAGATAATATTGATGAAGTAATTCGTATCATTCGTGCAGCAAAAACTCCTAATGACGCTATAGCAAGCTTGATTGAGCGATTTAACCTGACAGAAATTCAGTCTCGCGCAATTGTAGAAATGCGTTTGCGTCAATTGACAGGTCTGATGCAGGATCAGCTTCATGCAGAATATGAAGAAATAATGAAGCAGATAGCTTATTTGGAAAGTATTTTGGCTGATGATGAAGTATGCCGTCAGGTAATGAAAGATGAATTGTTAGAAGTTAAAACGAAATATGGAGATGAACGCCGTTCTGAAATTGTTTATTCTTCAGAAGAGTTCAATCCGGAAGACTTCTATGCAGATGATCAGATGATTATTACAATTTCTCACATGGGTTATATCAAACGTACTCCGTTGACTGAATTCCGTGCACAAAATCGTGGTGGTGTAGGTTCGAAAGGTACGGAGACCCGTGATGAAGACTTTGTAGAACATATCTATCCTGCTACCATGCACAATACGATGATGTTCTTTACACAAAAAGGCAAGTGCTATTGGCTGAAAGTATATGAAATACCTGAAGGAACGAAGAATTCTAAGGGACGTGCTATTCAGAACTTGTTGAATATTGATTCAGACGATAATGTAACTGCATACTTGCGTGTGAAGAGTTTGGAGGATTCTGAGTTCATTAATAGTCATTATGTATTATTCTGTACTAAGAAAGGGGTAATAAAGAAAACATTATTAGAACAGTATTCTCGTCCTCGTCAGAATGGTGTAAATGCCATAACTATCCGTGAAGATGACAGCGTTATTGAAGTTCGTATGACGAATGGCAATAATGAAATCATCATTGCCAACCGTAATGGACGTGCAATTCGTTTCCATGAAGCAGCAGTTCGTGTGATGGGACGTACAGCAACAGGGGTACGTGGTATTACATTAGATAATGATGGTCAGGATGAAGTAGTAGGAATGATTTGTATTAAAGATTTGGAGACGGAATCTGTGATGGTAGTTTCCGAACAAGGATATGGCAAACGTTCTGAAATAGAAGACTATCGTAAGACGAATCGTGGCGGTAAGGGTGTGAAGACCATGAATATTACCGAAAAAACAGGTAAGTTAGTAACAATTAAGTCGGTAACCGATGAAAATGACTTGATGATTATCAATAAATCTGGTATCACTATTCGTTTGAAAGTGGCTGATGTTCGTATTATGGGTCGTGCTACTCAAGGTGTTCGTCTGATAAATCTAGAAAAACGTAACGATCAGATTGGTTCGGTATGTAAGGTTATGACAGAAAGTCTTGAAGATGAAATTCCAGCAGAAGAAGCAGAAGGAACAATCGTGAGTGATCAGAATGCTGATGCTCCTGATATGGATGATACAGCAGGGGTAAATGAAAACGAAAGCAACAACGAAATCGAGGAATAG